Sequence from the Brevundimonas sp. SGAir0440 genome:
GCGTCTCGCCCCGCATCAGGGTCAGGCCCATCACGGCGCGCCGGGCGAACTGCGCCTCCTGACGTCGCACCGCCGCCGGCGGACTGGCCGCCGCATGACCGTCGTCCAGCAGATCCAGCATCGCATTGATGACGCGGTACAGCCCGCGCTCGTCACTCGCCGCCAGGGCCTGGGGCCGGAACGTCGCCCGCGCGGCGTTCCAATCCACACCGTGCAGGGTCGGATCGTAATAGCTCCGCCGCACTTCGCTCCACACCCGGTCGAACACGCGCTGATTCAGCCTCACGCGGTCACGCGAAGGCGCTGTGGCGACCACCGGATCGACAACCGGCGAATCGATCGGTTGGGCCACGGCCGGAACGCTCAGCGGCAGGCCGAGCAACAGAAGGCTGAAAAGCCGGGCGGAAACGCTCAGACGCATGACCACCATCTGACGCCAGTCGGCCGTCTCGCTCAAGTCACGACTGCGCGCTATTCGGGCACCCGCACCCCGTCCCAGGCGAAGACGCCGCCGCTGTCGGCCGGGGTCAGGTTCGACAGCACGGACAGCAGCCGCTCGGCGGAATAGTCGGCCGTGAACAGCTTGCCCTCGGCCACCCCCTTCTGAAACGGCGCGCTCAGGTCCGTCGCCACCGTGCCGGGATGCAGACCGGCGATCACCGCCTGCGGATGGCTGCGCGCCATCTCGACCGACAGATTGCGCAGGATCATGTTCAGCGCCGCCTTGGATGCGCGATAGGCGTGCCAGCCGCCAAGTCGGTTGTCGGCGATCGACCCCACCCGCGCCGACAGGGCCGCGAACACCGCCCGTCGGTCGCGCGGCATCAGCGGCAGCAGATGTTTCGCCGCCAGCGCCGGCCCCACCGCATTGACGCTGTAGTCCCGTAACAGGTGTTCCGCATCCAACTGGCGAAACGACCGCTCCGGCTGAAGTCCGTCGTGCAGCACCCCTGTCGCCACGACGATCAACCTCGGCGCCGGCCCCTGGCCGATCCGTTCGGCGGCGGACGCCAGACTGGCCTCATCCTCCAGATCCGCCGCCAACCCTAGCGCGCCCGCCAAATCCGCGCCTGAGCGCGACACGGCCCACACCGTCTCGAACGCGCCGTCCGCCACAATTCGCTCGACCATCGCCCGGCCGATGCCGCCCGTCGCCCCGATCACCACCGCCGATCCGTTCATCGCGTCTCCCCTCCGCCTTCGTCCCATGATAGGGGCGCGGCATGAGCATCACCACGGTCGGCCTCGATGCCGACGACACCCTCTGGCACAACGAGACGATCTTCCGCCTGACCCATGCGCGGTTCGTCGATCTTCTGGCCGACCACGGCGACGAGGCGACCATCGAGGCGCGCCTGGCTGAAACCGAGCAACGCAACCTGCGTCTCTATGGCTACGGCATCAAGGGCTTCACCCTGTCGATGATCGAGACGGCGATGGAGCTGACGAACGGCGCCGCCCCGCCCCATGTCGTGCGCGAGATTTTGGCCGCCGGTCGCGAGATGCTGGCCCACCCGGTCGAGACCCTGCCCGGCGTGGATGCGGTCGTCGCCGAACTGTCCGAAAAATACCGCCTTGTCCTGATCACCAAAGGCGATCTCCTGGATCAGGAGCGCAAGCTGGCGGCCTCGGGTCTGGGCGACCTGTTCAGCGCCGTCGAGATCGTCTCCGAAAAGGATCGCGCCACCTACGAGCGGGTCTTCACCCGCCACGGCACGGGCCCGGCCGAGGCCGTCATGGCCGGCAATTCCATGAAGTCCGACGTCCTGCCCGCCATCTCCGCCGGCGCCTTCGGCGTCCACATCCCCTATCACATCACCTGGGCCCACGAACTGGCCGACGCCCCGGTAGATGAGCCGCGCTACGTCTCCCTGGCCCGCATCGACGAACTTCCCGACTGGATCACGACGATCGCGGCATAGAAAAAGGGCGGCTCTTCCGAGCCGCCCTTTCTTTTTTCAGCCTTGGCTCGCGCCTTAGAAACGAGCGCGGATGCCGCCGAAGAACTGACGACCATAAAGGTCGTAAGCGGAAGATTCGCCGTTACCGCTCAAGCCATAAGGCAGGGTTTTGTCGAAGGCGTTCTTGACACCGCCGAACACCTCGAAGCCGCGCGTGTAGGGCACGTTGTCGAAGGCGTACCGCACGGTGAAGTCATGATACATCTGCGCACGGACGTAGGAAGGGTAGACGCGCTCCGGTCCGCTGACCCCCGGCGTCGGGGTAGTTTCGAATCTGGCGACCTCGTCCTGGAAGCTGGCTTCCCAGCTCAAGGACAGCGGGCCGTTAACGTAGCCGACGCGCGACTTGAACGACCACTCTGGATTGCCGATCTCGCCCTTGTTGTTATCGATCTCGTCAGGA
This genomic interval carries:
- a CDS encoding HAD family hydrolase, yielding MSITTVGLDADDTLWHNETIFRLTHARFVDLLADHGDEATIEARLAETEQRNLRLYGYGIKGFTLSMIETAMELTNGAAPPHVVREILAAGREMLAHPVETLPGVDAVVAELSEKYRLVLITKGDLLDQERKLAASGLGDLFSAVEIVSEKDRATYERVFTRHGTGPAEAVMAGNSMKSDVLPAISAGAFGVHIPYHITWAHELADAPVDEPRYVSLARIDELPDWITTIAA
- a CDS encoding SDR family NAD(P)-dependent oxidoreductase — its product is MNGSAVVIGATGGIGRAMVERIVADGAFETVWAVSRSGADLAGALGLAADLEDEASLASAAERIGQGPAPRLIVVATGVLHDGLQPERSFRQLDAEHLLRDYSVNAVGPALAAKHLLPLMPRDRRAVFAALSARVGSIADNRLGGWHAYRASKAALNMILRNLSVEMARSHPQAVIAGLHPGTVATDLSAPFQKGVAEGKLFTADYSAERLLSVLSNLTPADSGGVFAWDGVRVPE